A part of Setaria viridis chromosome 8, Setaria_viridis_v4.0, whole genome shotgun sequence genomic DNA contains:
- the LOC117834180 gene encoding disease resistance protein Pik-1, with protein MHAVHPIMGAFLVCKAKEDNFIAYDGAGNSSHAKQIRRLSLSTDRCPDEDVLSHTRSLVVSGYQCQLDGVPFKAFKKLRVLEIHDSSRLENGHLVDICGLIWLKCLDLMGCGHITELPREIGRLQNLETLYVAGTGISKLPTEIEKLQHLETLDVSGTKVTELPREIKNLERLESLDVSWTRVSELPKEIGELQHLRTLDIRGTKVRELSCSRDPNPLLSVVVDAHIHRFSDEVETLMSPLGVIRSSGGEEVTSSEAKCRDDLSILILFNHFGERCEVLPVRMLRVAGRHMKVPQWVKQDLCNVCSLDIRLYKLVHEDLEFLKTQMPHLQALQLRFEVLPREPVAITGGGFSKLETFYVDCRLPWVITFGEGAMPKLKHLEFKFYTGTARQHYSIGIKHLDSLEVVVFRCSECYTSDGPGICETIEVVRKEAADHPKKINLCVNEKKVDFGSSYKWESLADKAVTKRREQLYNAAERRRCRGLFV; from the exons ATGCATGCAGTTCACCCCATTATGGGAGCCTTTCTCGTGTGCAAAGCAAAGGAAGATAATTTTATTGCTTACGATGGGGCCGGCAACTCCTCGCATGCCAAACAGATCCGTCGTCTTTCTCTCAGCACGGATCGCTGTCCAGATGAGGATGTGCTGTCTCATACTCGCTCCCTTGTTGTTTCTGGTTATCAATGCCAGCTGGATGGTGTCCCCTTCAAGGCGTTCAAAAAGCTGCGAGTGCTAGAAATACATGACAGCAGTCGTCTAGAGAATGGTCATCTGGTGGATATATGTGGGCTGATCTGGCTCAAGTGTCTGGATCTTATGGGCTGCGGTCATATCACAGAGCTCCCACGGGAGATTGGAAGACTGCAGAATCTGGAGACCCTGTACGTGGCAGGTACAGGGATTAGTAAACTACCAACGGAAATTGAGAAACTACAGCACTTAGAGACTCTGGATGTAAGTGGCACAAAG GTCACGGAGCTACCAAGGGAAATCAAGAACCTTGAGCGTTTGGAGAGTCTGGATGTAAGCTGGACACGGGTGAGTGAGTTGCCTAAGGAAATCGGGGAACTGCAGCATCTGAGGACTCTGGACATAAGAGGTACTAAGGTCCGAGAGCTATCCTGCAGTAGAGACCCGAATCCGTTATTAAGTGTGGTTGTTGATGCACATATACATAGGTTTTCTGATGAAGTGGAGACGTTGATGTCGCCTCTGGGTGTCATTAGATCAAGTGGTGGTGAAGAGGTTACCTCTTCTGAAGCAAAGTGCAGGGATGACCTATCCATCCTCATCCTCTTTAACCATTTCGGCGAGAGGTGTGAAGTCCTACCAGTTCGGATGCTTAGAGTTGCCGGGAGACACATGAAAGTCCCGCAGTGGGTCAAGCAAGACTTGTGCAATGTCTGCTCCTTAGATATCAGGCTCTACAAACTTGTGCACGAAGACCTCGAGTTTCTGAAGACGCAGATGCCGCACCTGCAGGCTCTCCAACTCAGGTTCGAGGTCCTCCCACGGGAGCCGGTTGCTATCACTGGTGGAGGGTTCTCAAAGCTGGAAACGTTCTACGTTGATTGCCGTCTGCCATGGGTGATCACCTTTGGGGAAGGAGCGATGCCGAAGCTGAAACATCTTGAGTTCAAGTTCTACACCGGCACAGCAAGGCAACACTACTCCATAGGCATCAAGCATCTCGACAGTCTTGAGGTGGTCGTGTTCCGATGCTCCGAGTGCTATACAAGTGACGGTCCGGGCATCTGCGAGACGATTGAAGTCGTGAGAAAAGAAGCCGCGGACCACCCCAAAAAGATCAACCTTTGCGTCAATGAAAAGAAAGTGGACTTCGGCAGTAGTTATAAATGGGAAAGCCTTGCGGATAAGGCCGTTACTAAAAGAAGGGAACAACTATACAATGCAGCAGAGCGTCGCCGATGCAGGgggctgtttgtttga
- the LOC117866973 gene encoding uncharacterized protein isoform X2, with protein MCTRQTSCTGPLSSASVGKKNPRIKFAECPGSRHSANTSALPSARDLALGKGLYFAECFLYALGKQVARAHFLRPRLIKKPELTLPSALDLGTRQTLVLCRVPAKKLVKDMHYEARVEAIIDFYAEYKRMRIKKEEARTMNLTKEEFMAVPPWWCRSFTRCWEKMVDVWLQPGWLENHNACRERRLQMPYASHHQGSLSLDEYKEKWTSSHDGQGCSRFKAWVMSKKGKATADIDFNPEDPPEAYSHPSIHSRVTEYTAMAREVHGPEFDPSSQDIDPEIVMRVGGGKKHGRYWIGDSVIDTASTPTLSQIRARSTDSSPAIRPRPTAAQLQMQALQAQVEVERKRREELEARIEADRQLERQRTEQMFQYMQSVFHSLGQTPPPMPPNLFPPPPPPPAATPNQSAASNAESSWGHWTPARPPHPPQ; from the exons atgtgcactcggcaaacaagttgCACGGGCCCACTTTCTTCGGCCTCGGTTGGTAAAAAAAACCCCCGAattaagtttgccgagtgccctggatctaggcactcggcaaacactagtgctttgccgagtgcccgcgatctggcactcggcaaaggcttgtattttgccgagtgttttctataTGCACTCGGTAAACAAGTTGCACGGGCCCACTTCCTTCGGCCTCGGTTGATAAAAAAACCGGaattaactttgccgagtgccctggatctaggcactcggcaaacactagttctttgccgagtgcccgctaAGAAGCTtgttaaggacatgcactacgaggcgcgcgttgaggccatcatcgacttttatgctgaatacaaaaggatgaggatcaaaaaagaagaggccaggacaatgaacctgaccaaggaagaattcatggcg gtgcctccgtggtggtgccgatcctttacccggtgctgggaaaaaatggtggacgtgtggttgcagcctgggtggttggagaaccacaatgcctgccgggagcggcgtctgcagatgccatatgcatcacaccatcaaggcagtctgagccttgatgagtacaaggaaaaatgg acttcatcacatgatggtcaggggtgctcccggttcaaggcatgggttatgtccaaaaagggcaaggccacggcagacatcgacttcaacccggaggacccgcccgaggcgtacagccatcccagcatccacagccgcgtcaccgagtacacagccatggcgagggaggttcacgggccagagttcgatccgagctctcaggatatcGATCCTGAAATAGtgatgagggtaggaggagggaagaagcatggcaggtattggattggagatagcgtgatcgacactgccagtactcccactctctcccagatccgagcaaggagcacggactcgagccccgcgatacggccacggcctaccgctgcacagctacagatgcaggctctgcag gcccaggtggaggtagaacggaagcgccgagaggaactagaggcgaggatcgaggcggatcggcagcttgaaaggcagaggacggagcagatgttccaatacatgcagagtgtgttccacagtttaggtcaaactccaccacctatgccaccgaacctcttcccgccacctccaccacctcctgcagctactcct aatcaatcggcggcgtccaatgcagaatcttcctgGGGGCACTGGACACCtgcacgtcctcctcatcctcctcagtga
- the LOC117866971 gene encoding disease resistance protein Pik-1 codes for MEERFAPVTAATGALGPVLVKLAALLGDEYKLQEGTQRGIESIKSELETVHHLLGKLWGRLDLDVACKNWMTEARELSYDMEGDIDGFTLGLECGDGSFIQREATDSPFKEFMERVKDVSKRCGKMQKIGDCNRSKLPTDPRALFLHRDASELVGMEEKKEKLIKLLQKHEMVCLLGPGGMGKTTLADLVYHAVGDEFQCRTFVSVHPSPNMTDILGTILSQVITDGAMSAGSGTEPAAEQNIVTDISISLSETSGTEPAAEQNDFIKGISNFLSDKRYVVSIPTLLPDSVPKYHVCIC; via the exons ATGGAGGAGCGGTTTGCCCCCGTAACCGCGGCGACCGGGGCGTTGGGGCCGGTCCTGGTGAAGCTCGCTGCTTTGCTGGGTGATGAGTACAAGCTTCAGGAGGGAACCCAGCGAGGCATCGAGTCCATCAAATCCGAGCTCGAGACAGTTCACCATCTCCTGGGGAAGTTATGGGGGAGGTTGGATCTTGATGTGGCATGCAAGAACTGGATGACAGAGGCCCGAGAGCTGTCCTACGACATGGAGGGCGACATCGACGGCTTCACTCTCGGTTTGGAGTGTGGTGACGGCAGCTTCATCCAGCGGGAAGCCACGGACAGCCCTTTCAAGGAATTCATGGAAAGGGTCAAAGATGTATCGAAGCGGTGCGGCAAGATGCAGAAGATTGGCGACTGCAACCGTAGCAAGCTGCCCACCGACCCTCGAGCTCTCTTCCTTCACAGGGATGCATCGGAGCTCGTGGGCATGGAAGAAAAGAAGGAGAAGCTCATCAAATTGCTTCAGAAGCACGAAATGGTATGCCTTCTTGGACCTGGAGGGATGGGCAAAACAACTCTTGCGGATCTGGTGTATCACGCAGTAGGAGATGAATTCCAATGCCGGACATTCGTGTCCGTGCACCCAAGTCCTAACATGACGGATATTCTGGGTACCATCCTCAGCCAAGTAATAACAGATGGTGCAATGTCTGCTGGCAGTGGCACCGAACCTGCAGCCGAACAAAATATCGTCACCGACATATCAATTTCCCTCTCTGAGACGAG TGGCACTGAACCTGCAGCCGAGCAAAATGATTTCATCAAAGGCATATCAAATTTCCTCTCTGACAAGAGGTACGTCGTCTCCATTCCCACTCTACTTCCTGATTCCGTTCCTAAATACCACGTATGTATTTGTTAG
- the LOC117866973 gene encoding uncharacterized protein isoform X1: MCTRQTSCTGPLSSASVGKKNPRIKFAECPGSRHSANTSALPSARDLALGKGLYFAECFLYALGKQVARAHFLRPRLIKKPELTLPSALDLGTRQTLVLCRVPAKKLVKDMHYEARVEAIIDFYAEYKRMRIKKEEARTMNLTKEEFMAVPPWWCRSFTRCWEKMVDVWLQPGWLENHNACRERRLQMPYASHHQGSLSLDEYKEKWTSSHDGQGCSRFKAWVMSKKGKATADIDFNPEDPPEAYSHPSIHSRVTEYTAMAREVHGPEFDPSSQDIDPEIVMRVGGGKKHGRYWIGDSVIDTASTPTLSQIRARSTDSSPAIRPRPTAAQLQMQALQAQVEVERKRREELEARIEADRQLERQRTEQMFQYMQSVFHSLGQTPPPMPPNLFPPPPPPPAATPVSQSQPYNQSRLTSTRITCLDYEISLPTFVQNQSAASNAESSWGHWTPARPPHPPQ, translated from the exons atgtgcactcggcaaacaagttgCACGGGCCCACTTTCTTCGGCCTCGGTTGGTAAAAAAAACCCCCGAattaagtttgccgagtgccctggatctaggcactcggcaaacactagtgctttgccgagtgcccgcgatctggcactcggcaaaggcttgtattttgccgagtgttttctataTGCACTCGGTAAACAAGTTGCACGGGCCCACTTCCTTCGGCCTCGGTTGATAAAAAAACCGGaattaactttgccgagtgccctggatctaggcactcggcaaacactagttctttgccgagtgcccgctaAGAAGCTtgttaaggacatgcactacgaggcgcgcgttgaggccatcatcgacttttatgctgaatacaaaaggatgaggatcaaaaaagaagaggccaggacaatgaacctgaccaaggaagaattcatggcg gtgcctccgtggtggtgccgatcctttacccggtgctgggaaaaaatggtggacgtgtggttgcagcctgggtggttggagaaccacaatgcctgccgggagcggcgtctgcagatgccatatgcatcacaccatcaaggcagtctgagccttgatgagtacaaggaaaaatgg acttcatcacatgatggtcaggggtgctcccggttcaaggcatgggttatgtccaaaaagggcaaggccacggcagacatcgacttcaacccggaggacccgcccgaggcgtacagccatcccagcatccacagccgcgtcaccgagtacacagccatggcgagggaggttcacgggccagagttcgatccgagctctcaggatatcGATCCTGAAATAGtgatgagggtaggaggagggaagaagcatggcaggtattggattggagatagcgtgatcgacactgccagtactcccactctctcccagatccgagcaaggagcacggactcgagccccgcgatacggccacggcctaccgctgcacagctacagatgcaggctctgcag gcccaggtggaggtagaacggaagcgccgagaggaactagaggcgaggatcgaggcggatcggcagcttgaaaggcagaggacggagcagatgttccaatacatgcagagtgtgttccacagtttaggtcaaactccaccacctatgccaccgaacctcttcccgccacctccaccacctcctgcagctactcctgtgagtcaatctcaaccttacaatcaatctagacttacttccactagaattacttgtttagactatgAAATCTCTTTACCTacatttgtgcagaatcaatcggcggcgtccaatgcagaatcttcctgGGGGCACTGGACACCtgcacgtcctcctcatcctcctcagtga